The window GCTTTTCCTCCAGAACCGGCTTGGAGAAGATCATGCCGGGATTTTGCATGAGGGCATGGATGATCGCGAATTCACGGCGCGACAGGGGAATGATGCTGTCGGCCCTCTTCGCCACCATCTTCGCCGGATCGAGCGTCACGCCCAATGCGGACAGCGTCCCCTCCGAACGGCCTTCGCCGCGGCGGATGATGGCCCGCAGGCGGGCGGCAACTTCGTCCAGATCGAAGGGCTTGCCCAGATAATCGTCGGCACCGGCATCGAGGCCGCAAATCTTGTCCGTGGTCGCGTCCTTCGCCGTCAGCAGCAGGATCGGCACCCGATTGCGCTCATTGCGGGTGTGACGCAGAAGATCGAGGCCGGAACCGTCGGGGAGCATCAGGTCGAGAACGACGGCGTCGAAACGGCAACTGTCGATGGCCGTTTTTGCATCTTCAAGGGTCGTGACGGCGTCGACGGTGAAGCCGGCAAGCTGCAGCCCGACACGAAGACCATCCAGCAGGACATCATCGTCCTCGACCACTAACAGACGCATAAACTACTCCATCATTCCGGTGCACGGATGTTTTGACGTGCGGGAACCTGAAAAACGAACCTTAAGGCTGGCTTAAGCTTGCCACCGGAAGCCTGCGCCACTCATGGACTATCCCATAGGCCTCTCCTAAAAGGCCTATCCCATAAGGAAAAAGAATGCGTCTCAATTTTTCGTTCGTGCTCCTCGTCTTCTTCACCGTCTGCGGACCCGCCTTCGCGCTCAATCCCCCGATGGACATGGCAGACGCGTTCAAGCTCTCGATCGACCGCACGGGAACAGCCGCCACCTTCCGCTGGCAAATAGCAGAGGGATATTATCTCTATCGAGACGCCCTCAACGCCACTGACAGTGACGGAAAACAGCTCGATCTTCAGACATCGCCCGGCGAGATGAAGGACGATCCCGGCTTCGGTAATACGGAGGTCTATTTCGGGCAGGCGGCCGCCACGCTCGCCGATGCGCCCCAGACGATGAAAATGACATTTCAGGGATGCCAGGATGGCGGCATCTGCTATCCGGTGCGAACCGTCACCATCACCGGATCGCAGATCGAGGTGGATGCGCCGTTCGGGATGAACCCGTCACCGCCGCCGGCATTCCAGTCCTTCATCCCCATGTCCCCCGCCGCACAGTCGGAAAAAATAGACCGGCCTGCGCCCGCCGCCGAGCCGGGAATGGTGGAGGGGATGCTGGATCAGGGCGGCACAGCGCTTCTGCTCGTCTCCTTCATGGGCCTTGGCGTGCTGCTCGCCTTCACGCCCTGCGTCTTTCCCATGTACCCGATCCTTGCGGCCACGCTGGGTCGTCAGGGAGCCTCCCTGTCACCTGGACGCAGCTTCATGCTGTCCTCAACCTATGTCGTTGCCCTTGCCGGCGCCTTCAGCCTGTTCGGCATCCTTGCCGCATGGTTCGGCCAGAGCTTCCAGATTGCCCTTCAATCGCCGGTGGCCATCCTCATCACCGCCGCTGTCTTCATCCTCCTTGCCATCGCCAGTTTTGGCGTGGTCGAGGTACAGCTTCCATCGGGGCTACGGGATCGGCTGGCGCGGTCGCAACGCTCGCTCGGCGGATCCTTCGGCTCGACCGCCATTCTCGGTTTCAGTTCGGCGCTACTGATCGGCCCCTGCGTGACGGCGCCGCTTGCAGGCGCGTTGCTCTATATCGCCAAGACCGGAAACATGCTGCTCGGCGCGGCGGCGCTCTTTGCCCTGGGCATCGGCAAAGGCATTCCGCTCATCCTCATCGGCACCTCCGGCGCAGCACTCCTGCCTCGTGCGGGCGCCTGGATGGCGCAGGTCCGCTGGCTGTTCGGCTTCATCTTTCTCGGCACGGCCATCTGGTATCTGGACCGGCTCATTCCCGCACCCGCAACACTTGCGCTTTCCGCAGCACTGCTCGTGACCCTTGGTGTCTTCTTCGGCGCTTTCGATAGGCTGTCACCACAGGCGGGTGTCGGTCGCCGGCTCATGAAATCCGCAAGTCTTCTTTCCGTGCTCTATGGTGCGTTCCTCGCTCTCGGCGCGGCAAGCGGCGGCACGAACATGCTTCAGCCGCTCCAGGGCTCCCCAAATTCTGTCATTGCCTCCTCCCCGACCGGCCTGACAAAGGCAAGCTTCAGCACCGTCGCTTCGGACAATGAACTGAGAGCAGCGGTAAGTGAGGCGGGAAAACCAAGCCTCGTCTATTTCACCGCGGACTGGTGCGTTTCCTGCCGGGTCATAGAGCGCTCAGTCCTTGCCGATCCGCAGGTCGCTCAAAGCCTTGCGGATACGAACCTCGTCTCCGTCGATCTTTCAGACCTCACGCCCGAAAAACAGCAACTGATGAAAGACAACAACGTTATCGGCCCGCCGACCATGCTGTTC is drawn from Agrobacterium tumefaciens and contains these coding sequences:
- a CDS encoding response regulator transcription factor yields the protein MRLLVVEDDDVLLDGLRVGLQLAGFTVDAVTTLEDAKTAIDSCRFDAVVLDLMLPDGSGLDLLRHTRNERNRVPILLLTAKDATTDKICGLDAGADDYLGKPFDLDEVAARLRAIIRRGEGRSEGTLSALGVTLDPAKMVAKRADSIIPLSRREFAIIHALMQNPGMIFSKPVLEEKLYGWQEDVESNTIEVHIHKLRSKLGAGFIETVRGVGYRVGRAA
- the dsbD gene encoding protein-disulfide reductase DsbD; this translates as MRLNFSFVLLVFFTVCGPAFALNPPMDMADAFKLSIDRTGTAATFRWQIAEGYYLYRDALNATDSDGKQLDLQTSPGEMKDDPGFGNTEVYFGQAAATLADAPQTMKMTFQGCQDGGICYPVRTVTITGSQIEVDAPFGMNPSPPPAFQSFIPMSPAAQSEKIDRPAPAAEPGMVEGMLDQGGTALLLVSFMGLGVLLAFTPCVFPMYPILAATLGRQGASLSPGRSFMLSSTYVVALAGAFSLFGILAAWFGQSFQIALQSPVAILITAAVFILLAIASFGVVEVQLPSGLRDRLARSQRSLGGSFGSTAILGFSSALLIGPCVTAPLAGALLYIAKTGNMLLGAAALFALGIGKGIPLILIGTSGAALLPRAGAWMAQVRWLFGFIFLGTAIWYLDRLIPAPATLALSAALLVTLGVFFGAFDRLSPQAGVGRRLMKSASLLSVLYGAFLALGAASGGTNMLQPLQGSPNSVIASSPTGLTKASFSTVASDNELRAAVSEAGKPSLVYFTADWCVSCRVIERSVLADPQVAQSLADTNLVSVDLSDLTPEKQQLMKDNNVIGPPTMLFFDRSGTELSSARMVGEISVRSVIDAATQMQQASVKPAITNISGIRQ